A region from the Pelobates fuscus isolate aPelFus1 chromosome 1, aPelFus1.pri, whole genome shotgun sequence genome encodes:
- the LOC134570297 gene encoding keratin, type II cytoskeletal cochleal-like yields MSHHSILGISGQKHFSSCSMASPKHGSSHHTFSHSSKSASHGLKPLHCFSSRSAHSMGSKGHKISVGSFHSGKSGHGSCHGSGHGSGYGSGHGIGGHGYGFGGSGNSGGITQVTVNQGLLAPLNLEIDPSIQRVRTEEKNQIRGLNDKFATFIDKVRFLEQQNKMLETKWGLLQEQKTARCQIEPLFEAFISNLRRQLESLSCERARLEAERNNMEQTVEELKRRYEEEVNRRTAAENEFVGLKRDVDTAFMNKAELQGKADSLSDEINFLRALYDAEIAQLQAQISDTSVVVSMDNSRDLDLDGIIAEVRSQYEDIANRSRAEAEAMYQSRFEELRTAAGRNGNDLQSSKDEICELNRAIQRLKGEIDGVKAQRAALEGAITEAEERGESAVRDAKNKLSELEGALQKAKQDMARQLREYQELMNVKLALDIEIATYRKMLEGEEGRLATDGHVKISVLHSSTGGKSSSGGTSHGTGGHYHKGGFSSSSLKSNHHTSSKHSSGHGHHC; encoded by the exons ATGTCTCATCACTCCATCCTTGGGATCTCTGGACAAAAGCACTTCAGCTCCTGTTCAATGGCTTCACCTAAACATGGGAGCTCACACCACACATTCTCTCACTCCTCCAAATCTGCATCTCATGGTCTCAAGCCACTGCATTGCTTTAGCAGCAGAAGTGCCCATAGTATGGGTTCCAAAGGTCACAAGATCTCAGTAGGAAGTTTCCATTCTGGAAAAAGTGGGCATGGATCTTGTCATGGATCTGGTCATGGATCTGGATATGGATCTGGACATGGTATTGGAGGACATGGCTATGGATTTGGGGGATCAGGAAATTCTGGGGGCATCACCCAAGTAACTGTGAACCAAGGTCTGCTGGCTCCCCTCAACTTGGAGATTGATCCAAGCATTCAGCGAGTGAGAACTGAGGAGAAGAATCAAATTAGGGGTCTGAATGACAAATTTGCTACTTTCATTGACAAG GTGAGATTTTTGGAACAACAAAACAAGATGTTGGAGACTAAGTGGGGTTTACTGCAAGAACAGAAAACTGCACGTTGTCAAATAGAACCTTTGTTTGAAGCTTTCATCAGTAATCTCAGGAGACAGCTGGAAAGTCTGAGTTGTGAGAGAGCACGTCTGGAAGCAGAGAGGAACAATATGGAACAAACTGTAGAGGAACTAAAGagaag ATATGAAGAAGAAGTGAACAGACGCACAGCAGCAGAGAATGAGTTTGTTGGACTGAAGagg GATGTAGACACAGCTTTTATGAACAAAGCGGAATTACAAGGAAAGGCTGATTCCCTCTCTGATGAAATCAATTTCCTGAGAGCTCTCTATGATGCT GAAATTGCCCAGCTCCAGGCTCAGATCTCAGACACCTCAGTGGTTGTGTCCATGGATAACAGTCGGGATCTGGACCTGGATGGAATCATCGCTGAGGTCAGATCTCAATATGAGGACATTGCTAACAGGAGCAGGGCCGAAGCTGAAGCCATGTACCAGTCACGG TTTGAGGAGCTTCGTACAGCCGCAGGAAGAAATGGGAATGATCTGCAAAGCAGCAAAGATGAGATCTGTGAGCTGAACCGAGCAATTCAGAGACTGAAGGGAGAGATAGACGGTGTGAAGGCTCAG CGTGCTGCCCTGGAAGGAGCTATAACAGAAGCTGAAGAACGTGGAGAATCTGCTGTCAGAGATGCCAAGAACAAGCTCTCTGAGTTGGAAGGTGCTCTGCAGAAGGCAAAGCAGGACATGGCACGTCAGCTACGAGAATACCAGGAGCTGATGAATGTGAAACTGGCTCTGGATATCGAGATCGCCACCTACAGGAAGATGCTGGAAGGAGAGGAGGGCAG ATTGGCTACAGATGGACATGTTAAGATAT CTGTGCTACATTCCAGCACTGGAGGAAAATCCAGCTCAGGAGGAACATCTCATGGCACAGGAGGCCATTATCACAAGGGAGGATTCAGCTCCAGCAGCTTGAAGAGCAACCACCACACCTCGAGCAAGCACAGCTCTGGTCACGGACATCACTGCTGA